In a single window of the Notamacropus eugenii isolate mMacEug1 chromosome 4, mMacEug1.pri_v2, whole genome shotgun sequence genome:
- the SMN1 gene encoding survival motor neuron protein, with translation MAALGGGVREHEEPVLFRRGTGQSDDSDIWDDTALIKAYDKAVASFKSALKNGEISETSDKQKSAGPKRKNIKNRNKKKSNPAPLKQWKVGDACCAVWSEDGNIYPATIASADLKRGTCIVVYTGYGNKEEHNLSDLLLPNSEGVCDEEPIHENENESQSQYSTDESEKSSRSPGSKQNRIKSKATHWNSYFPPPPLPLPVPGLGKPGLKFSGPPPFLTGWPPPFPSGPPLIPPPPPMSPDSPEDADALGSMLIAWYMSGYHTGYYLGLKQHQKEGRHQHFN, from the exons AGTGATGATTCTGACATATGGGATGATACAGCATTGATAAAAGCATATGACAAAGCTGTGGCATCATTTAAG AGTGCTTTAAAGAATGGTGAAATTTCTGAAACATCAGATAAACAAAAAAGTGctggaccaaaaagaaaaaatattaagaacagaaacaagaaaaaaagtaacCCAGCCCCATTGAAACag TGGAAGGTTGGTGATGCTTGTTGTGCAGTATGGTCTGAAGATGGCAACATCTATCCAGCTACTATTGCGTCAGCTGATCTGAAGAGAGGGACATGTATTGTAGTTTACACTGGCTATGGAAATAAAGAGGAACACAATCTGTCAGATCTTCTTCTTCCAAACAGTGAAGGAGTTTGTGATGAAGAGCCTATTCATGAG aatgaaaatgaaagtcaAAGTCAGTATTCAACAGATGAAAGTGAAAAATCCTCCAGATCACCTGGAAGCAAACAGAATCGTATCAAATCGAAAGCTACTCATTGGAATTCTTATTTCCCTCCACCACCACTTCCTCTCCCAGTGCCAGGGCTGGGCAAG CCTGGACTGAAATTCAGTGGCCCACCACCCTTCCTCACAGGCTGGCCCCCACCATTTCCTTCAGGACCACCA CTGATTCCCCCACCACCTCCCATGTCTCCTGATTCTCCTGAAGATGCTGATGCTTTGGGAAGTATGTTAATAGCCTGGTACATGAGTGGCTATCATACTGGTTACTATCTG GGCTTAAAACAACAtcaaaaagaaggaaggcaccagCACTTCAATTAA